In Pseudonocardia sp. DSM 110487, the sequence CGCGCTGGACCCAAAACCGAGCGGGGGACGCCCGAAGAAGATCGGTGAACAGGTCCGCGCCCGGATCTGCCGCATCGCTCGGACGTCCCCCACCGACTGGGGCATCACCGCGTTCCCCCCGCCTGGTCACTGGCCAAACTGCGCGAGCACCTGCTCGCCGAGGGCACCGTCGCCGAGCTCAGCCGCGAGACGCTGCGCCGCATCCTGCACACCGGCGGCGTCTCATGGCAGACCACAACCACCTGGAAGGCCTCCACCGACCCGGACTTCATCCCCAAGATGCGCCGCGTCCTGGACCTCTACGACCACCCACCCGACGACGGCCGCGTGGTCTGCGTGGTGTGCGTGGACGAGTTCGGGCCGCTGAACCTGCAACCGCGCAAGGGCAAGGCCTGGCGGCCCCAGCGCCGGCCGAGCCGACAACGGGCCACCTACACCCGCACATCCGGGGTGATGCACATGCTCGCCGCTCTGGACCTGACCACCGGCAAGCTGTTCTACCGGATCAAAGACCGCAAACGCTGGATCGAGTTCCTCGACCTGCTCAAAGCGCTACGGGCCCGCTGGCCCGGAGAGAAGCTCTACCTGGTCTGCGACAACTTCTCCCCACACCGCCTCGCCCGTGTCCGTGAGTGGTGCGCCGCCAACCAGGTCGAACTGGTCTTCCTGCCCACCTACGGGTCGTGGTTGAACTGGATCGAGAGCGAGTTCGCCGCGCTGCGCTACTTCGCCCTCAACAGCACCGACCACCGCAGCCACACGACGAGCAGAACGCCGCCATCGCCGCCTACGTCCGCTGGCGCAACGCCCGCGCCCAACCCAAGACCAACTTCGCGGTCAACTCACCGATCCGAACCTGGACCAGTTACCCGGTCAAAGCTGCGTGACAAGCCACTAGGTCGCCGGACCGGCAGCTGGCCCTGGCCGCCGTACGTAGGTCGGCCATAACCTGACAGGCTGGCACTCCTGCGCCGCGGGGCGAGTGGATGGCACGCCGCCGATCCCGGGCCGCCGAAGTCGTCGTCGAATACCTCGACCGCGGCCGTACCGAACCTTGCGAGATCCTCACCGAGCCGGCGGCGGCCAGCACCGTATGTTCGGCTAAACGAGCGCCACTACGGCTCCCTGCCGGAGACGTACAACTTCGGACCATGGCGCACCGCGAACCAACGGCTCGACACATCAGTTCTCGAGACCAAGACAACTAAGTGGTCCGAGTACTGGCCTGGCCGAAAAGGGGTCAGTCGGCCTGTCCGCTTGGAGTGGCGGGGCGTAGCTCCCCCGAGGGTCGGGCTTACGGGCAAGAAACCTGCACTTTCCGGGCAGGATCCAGGGTTGCCGTGCAGCGCATGTCGCCGGCTCGGGCGTCGCAGTCAGGGTTCGGGTTGCTGTTGCCCGGACACGTCCGCCCGAGCGGAATCGTGGCGTGGGTCACACAGTTTGGGCGGTTCGAGCGGTCACAACCCCGGCCCGGCGGAGTCCAAAGACACGTCCCGAACCGATCTGACATGGAGAACCCGATGCGACACGACGCGCAGAGCATCACCATCGACACCGAACCCAAGGCCGTCCACGAGTTCGTGGCCGACCCGGCGAACCTGCCCCGCTGGGCGATCGGCTTCGCCCAAGGGGTGCGACAGGAGGACGGGCGGTGGATCGTGCAGACGGCCGGCGGTGACGTGCCCGTCGACATCAAGGCCGACGCCGGTACTGGAGTGGTCGACTTCCACCTGCAACCCGCCCAGGACGTGCGCGTGACCGCGTACTCTCGGGTGATGCCGGCCGGGACCGGTACGCTGTACACCTTTACCCAGGTTCAACCCGCCGGCATGCCTGACGAGGTATTCGACGGACTGGTCGGCGCGGTCCGCCACGAACTGGTCGCGCTCAAGGCGATCCTGGAGGTGGCATGCCCGATCGGTCGCTAGAAGCACTCGCGACCGCCGCGGCGGCCGGCGACGCATCCGCCCTGGAAGCGGTGCTCGCCGGCGTCCGCGACGACGTGTACGGGCTGGCCCTGCGGATGCTGTGGCACCCCGAGGACGCCGCCGACGCCACCCAGGACATCCTGATCAAGGTGATGACCCGGCTCGGCACCTACCGGGGCGAAGCCGCGCTACGCACCTGGGTGTTCCGCATCGCCGCGAACCACATGTCCACCGTGCCCCGCAGCCGGGTCGAACGACGGGCGCTGTCGTTCGACGCGTTCGCCGCTGACCTCCTTGACGGGCTGGCCGACCCTCCCGAACGTGGCGACGTGGACCTCGACCTCCTCGAAGCCGAGGTCAAGCTCGGGTGTACCAAGGCGATGCTGCTGTGCCTGGACCGCGACCACCGACTGGCCTTCGTACTCGGGACAGTGTTCGACCTGCCCGGCGTCGACGCCGCCGCCATCTGCGATGTGGACCCTCCGACTTACCGCAAACGCCTGTCCCGCGCCCGAGCCCGCATCCGGCGATTCATGGACGGCAACTGCGGCCTGGTCAACCCCACTGCCGCCTGCACCTGCGCCCGACGCATCCGCCCGGCCATCAACACCGGGCGCGTGGACCCGCAACAGCTACTGTTCGCGTCGCCGACCAACCTCGCCATGACGCAGATGGAACACTTACACGCCACCGCGGCGGTCTTCCGCGCCCATCCCCGCTACGCCACACCAGCCCGGGTCGTCCACGCTGTCCGAGCCGCACTCACCTCCGGCCGATACCCGCTCGTCACCGCTCAGGGCGCCGACGAGACAGTCGAGATGTAGCCGCCACCACCTCGATCACAGCGAACAGATCGAAGTGCAGTTCACCGCCGAAAGACCTGAACGGATCATCGTCAAGGTTTGGACGCACTCGATCAGCAAGAGGGTCCACCTCACGCCCCCTACCGACCAAATTGAGCCCATACGACTTCCCTGGCTCAGAATGATCGATCGCGGTTCCCGCGTTCCCGATCCATTGGCGGCATATGGCGTGGAACGTTACGGCTGGCTATCTCAGCGCGATGACCCACCGAGCCTTGGTCAGGCCACGGTCGCTCCTTCCTTTGCGGTCCAGATCGCAAGACTCTGCGGGTCAAACTGGATATGAGATAGCCGCGAAGGGGGAGGCGGCTGCACGGTCGAGCCATCGGCACCCGCGGCGGGCATTGCCACGGAGCCTGCACGAAAGGCCTCAGGGGAGGATGATGCGTGCGGTTAGTGCGCAACTCTCGGACACAGGATTACCCCACGACGAACCGGACCGGTCCGCCGTCGGAACTCCGCGCGGTCGCCGCCTCTGCTGCGGACGCTGCCAAGCGGCGACGCTGGTCGGGTCCAGGCCGCATTGTTCCGGGCCGGTGGCGTCGGACTCCACCTGCTGGAGGTTGCTCGACCAGCTCGACGACATCCACCTGGCCGCGGTGGCGGCTACTGCCCGATCACCCTTGCCGTCCAAGTACTCGGCGAAGAGCGGCAGGTGTTGCATTGCCACCCGGACCTCCCCGGTGTGGCCGCGCAGCCCGTCCATGGCCTCGCCGCAGCGCGGGGACGCGCCAGGTAGGGGATATGGAGCCTCCCATTCCGGCGCGTGACGGGCTCTGGGATAGTTCGTGACTTCGCGGAACCGGAGGTTGTCCGCAGTGGCAGCCACGAACGAAGGAGCATGACGTGGTCGCAGCGGGGGGCAACGTTTTCGGTCATGTTGGAGAGGCAGTCAAGAGCCTCGCCAACATGCTCCGCACGCAGGCCGAGTCGGTCCGCGCCATCCAGGACAGCGTCGATCTGGTGCACCGATGAGCGGCGGGCAGGGTTCCTCGAGGGACGAGCGGATCGCGGTGATCAGCCGTCGCGTCGTCTTCGTCGGGGGAAGCGCCCTGTTCGTCGGCGGCGTTCTCGCGTTACTCAACGGCCAAACGGGGCTTGGCATCGCACTCGTTGTCGTGACTTTCCTCGCGGTGGTGGGGCGTGGTCTCATGACGGTGATGCGCGGCCGGCGCGCGCTCACCAGCCGGGACCGCGCGCAGGTGCCCGACGGTCTGGTCCGCGGCCCCGACGCGCCGGCGCCGGTGGAGGATGTGGTCGCGGCGCTGGTGGGTATGAACAGCGACGGGCTGCCCTACCAGATCGACGCCTCGCGGAGCCCTGACGGCGTGCGCGTCGACGTGAAGTGGAAGAACGAGGAGATGCGCTGGCAGACCCTCTTCGTGCGTGGGTCGCAGGCCTATGCGTGGCGCATGGAGGTAGACCTCGCCCCATCCACGGGGCGGTACAAGTTCGTCGAGCACTCCGGGAAGGCGTCCGTACGTGCCGCGGCCGGACCGCTGGGGGCAGTGGCCTACGGCAAGTGGACGTGGCAGAAGGGCAAGACGACTGGTGGCACGTCGGCAACCTTCGTCGAGGGCGCCGACGGGCAGGTCAGCGTGACCGGCCCGGCCGGACGCCGTACCTCGTGGGAGGGGGCCGTCATGATCAAGCCGCCCGACGCGAAGGTGCCGGTGTTCACGGTCCTGCGGAACAACGGTTGGCGCCCGCGTTTCGACTGGTTCGGAGCACGACTGTTCGAGAAGTAAGCCCGGCTCGTGAGGCCGGTGTCACGTCGTCACGGAGCCAGGGCTTCGGCAAAGCCGTCATATGATCTTGAAAGTGGTCAACGGGCGAAGAGCGTCGCGGGCGTGATGGCGTAGGCCGGCGGCGATGTTGGTTATGAAGGTCCTTTCCAGCTACCCCGGAGCACGCATATGAGCACATAGGCAGCTCGCCATTCCATAATGCTGGCCGTCCAACAGAGTCGGGACTTCCCGAGCCTTCCGCTAGCACTACATCGCCGACTCTCAGGCTATATACGTCTCGCTCATCGAGAGATACGTTCATTTCTTGAACGTCCGTGAGATCCAGCCCGTCTTCGACTAGCTACGGACACATCGCCCCCTCTCGCTGGGCAGGCAGTACCTTAGCTGGCGGCACCGACGAGACAGATGATCGCGTGGCCCTCCCCGGCGGTGACTCGGCGCCATCCGCTGTCATGCTCCGCTGCCTTCTTGGCCGGAGGCCCGCGCTCCGCGTGTCAGGGTCCGAGGACGCAGGCAGGTTCTCGGCACGCAGCTCAGCCACCTCCCCGCTTGCGGAGCCCCCTGCCGCGGGCGCAGCGCGACGTGGCGGGGCGTGTGGCCGCCTTGCACTGCCATCGGCATCGCTGGTAGAAGCCGCCACGGGAGATCCAGACGTCACCGGAGAAACCGCCGTTCTCGATGACCAGGTTGGTCAGCTCGACGGACTCGAACCCGACATACGCGATCCGCCGAGGGACCTCGCCGGGGCTGCTCAGGGTAAACGCCCGCCCGCGGAAGCCGAGCATGGTCGAGTACTCCGCCACGTTCGGCGCCGGCGGCGACGGAGCGAGGCCCTGGTTGCCCATGTTGCAGTCGATCCGCAGGCCGTCGATCGTGATCCGGCCGCGGATGATCACGTCGAACTCGATCTGCCCCTCGGCGTCGGAGCCGGGCCGCCAGGTGAGCTGGGCCTCCTCGTCCGGCGTAGGCCGTTCCGGGACGGAGAATAGGCCGTAGTTCTCGTCGGGCTTCGCAAGGTCGATCGAGCCGTCCGCTTCGGCCCGCATGGAGGCCCGGTGGATGAACCCGCCGACCCCGTCTTGGTCGAACCACTTGCTGCTACGCGGGTTGTTCGTCATGCCGATCCTCGGATGATCAGTTCGACCGGCAGCCGCTCCGTCACCGGGGCGGTCTCGCGGCCCTCGATGCCCTCGATCAGCAGCGACGCGGCACGGCGCCCGATGTCGAACCCCGGGACGCGCAACGTGGTCAGGGGCGGGTCGGTGAGCTCGGCGAAGTCGAAGTCGTTGAACCCGGCGACAGCGACGTCGTCGGGTACCCGCAGGCCGCGGCTCCTGAGGGCCTGGATCGCCCCGACCGCCAGCAGGTCGTTGCCGGCGATGATCGCGGTCGGCGGGTTTGGGACGTCGCTCAGCCTGGTGGCCATTCTGCCGCCGCTGCTGGCGTGCCACTCCCCCTCGAACATGGCCAGCGCCGGGTCGTAGGGCACGCCGGCATCGGCGAGGGCGTCCTGGTACCCGGCGAAGCGCTCCTCGACCATCGGCCATGACACGGCGGAGCCGAGGAACGCGATCCGCCGGTGCCCTGCGGCCAGCAGATGCGTGGTCAGCCGGGCGGCACCCGCCCGGTTGTCGGCGGTCACCGTCGACACCGTCGATCGCTGGGTGTCCTCGAGCACGACGAGGTTCGACGTCAGCTTCTCCGCCTCGCCGATGTAGGAGTCGCGCATCGACGGCTCCCCGGAGAGCAACAGCACGGCACCGTCGGCACGGTTCTGCAGGATCGGGAGGAAGAGGCCCCGGTCGAGCTGGTCGGGGTGCGAGGCGTGGACCAGCACCATGTAGCCGTTCTGCCGCGCGACGGTGCCGACCCCCGAGACGATCAGTGCCGTCATGGGGTCGGCCAGGTAGAGCGGATCGGGGTCGAGCAGTAGCAGAGCCAGGGTGTTGGTCCGCTGCACGCGCAAGCCGCGCGCCTGTGAGTTCGGGATGTAGTTGAGCTCGCGCATCGCCTCCTCGACGCGCAGCTTCGTCTCCGCGCTCATCTGGTGGACCTTCTGGTTCACCACGTTGGACACGGTCTGCACCGACACCCCGGCGAGCTCGGCGACCGCCTTCAGTCCGGGCCGACGCGCACGCGGCTGAGCAGTCATGCCAGGGCTCCTCCTGGTCCAGGACTGCGGAACCGGTGGCCGAGGGTGCCCCGCGCGGGCACGTCGGCCACGAACAGCGCGCCGTGTCGATCATCGGCGGCGCGCTGCTCAGGTGACACGTCCTCCAAGGCGGTCGTGATCGCCAGTCTCCACCGTCCCTCGCCGCCGAAGAACGCGATGTTGCTGCAGGACGTCGCCGGAACGCGCACCTCGCACAGCGTGGTGCCGTCGGGCCGGACCTGGCGCACCCTCCCGGAACCCCACAGCGCGACCCACAGGTTGCCGTCGGCGTCGACCGCCAGCCCGTCCGAGGCGCCCTCGTCCTCGTCGAAGGTGATCACGGGCTCACGGGAGGCGACCGTTCCGGTCGCGGTCACGCTCAAGCGATCGATGCGCTGCTGGGCGGTGTCGACGTAGTACGGCGCGTCCGCGTCCGCGGTCGGCCACGCCAACCCGTTGGACTCGGTGACCCCGTCGAGGATTCGCCGGATGCGGCCCTCCGCGTCGATGCGCCACAACGACGCCGTCCCGGCACCTCCGGTGGCGTTCATGCTCCCCGCCCAGTAGCGGCCGGCAGGGTCGCATCCCCCGTCGTTCATCCGGTCCCCCGCGGGGAGGCCGAGTCCGTCGCCCAGCCGGGTCACGGTGCCGCCGATGTCGATCATCGCGAATCCGTCCGCGCTGGTGCCGACGAGTGGGCCCTGCGTGCTCAGGCCGATCGAGGTGACCGTTTGCGACAGCGTGACGCTCCGGACGGTCCCTGCCGCGTCGAGACTGTGCAGGCGCCGACCCTCGATGTCGATCCACTGCAGCAGGCCGGTCCGATCGTCCCACACCGGGCTCTCGCCGAGCCCGCAGCGCGGCGAGCCGGCGACGACCTCGGCGTCGATGATCTCCACGTCACCCCACCCCCCGGACGGGCACGGCGTCGACCGCCTCCCAGAGCCGGGCGGCACGATCGGCGAGCTGCTCCAGGGACAGGTCCACGCTCCGCGCCGGTACCAGCCAGCTGCCGGCGGCGACCGCGACAGCGCCGAGGCGGAGGTAGGCGGCCGCGTTGGTGTCGTCGACGCCCCCGGTCGGTACGACCGCGATCTGCGGGAACGGCCCGCGGACGGCCGACAGGTGCTCCGGACCGACGCCGCGCAGGATCGCCAGGATCCGTCCGCTCGCCAGTTCGTGCGGCACGGCCGGTCGGGCCGTGGGGAGCGCTGTCTCAGGCATCGGCGAGCACGTCCGGGGAGCGGTCGGTCGAGAACGACAGGCGCATCGCGTTGTGGTAGGTCTCGCCAGGCCGGAGGATCGGCTGCGGGAAGTGCGACTGGTTCACCGCGTCCGGGAACGTCTGCGTCTCGAGGGTGAATCCGGCGAAGGCGTCGTACTGGTCCAGCGGGGCCTTCGCGGACACTCCGGCCAGGTAGCCACCGACGTAGATCTGCACGCCCGGCTGGTTGGTGGTGAGCGTGAGGCGGCGGCCGCTGCTCGGGTCCTCGATCGTGGCCACGTCCCGCATCCCCGTGCCGGTGAGCACCCAATTGTGGTCGTAACCGGCGCCGCGGTCGTCCGTGAGCCGCCCTGCCCCGGAATGGGAGACCTCGCTCAGGCGCTTGCCGATGGGGGTCGGCGAGCGGAAGTCGAACGGGGTGCCCTCGACGGCCAGCACCTCACCGGTCGGCAGCAGTTCGTCGTCGACGGGTGTGTAGAAGGAGCTGTTCACCTGGAGCAGGTGCTCCAGCACCGAGCCCGCGGCGGCACCGGCCAGGTTGAAGTAGCTGTGGTGCACGATGTTGACCACCGTGCTCCGGTCGGTCGTCGCCTCGATCTCGATGTCGAGCACCGATCCGGTGAGCCGGTAGACCACCTGCGTGGAGAGCTCGCCGGGGTAACCCTCGTCCCCGTCCGGGGAGACCAGGGTGAACCGGACCTCGTCCTTCGTCGGGTCGACGTGGGTGTCCCACTGACGGCGGTCGAACCCGATCCGGCCGCCGTGCAGGTGGTTGCCCCCTTCGTTGAGAGTGACCTGGTGCACCTCGCCGTCCACGACGAACCGTCCGCCGCGGATGCGGTTGGCGTACCTGCCGGCCGTCGAGCCCATGTAGTTCGGGTCGCTCGCGGCCTCGGCCAGGGTCGCGCGGCCCAGGACGACGTCGGTGAACACGCCGTCGCGGTCCGGGACGTGCAGTTCCCGCAGCCGCGCCCCCAGATCGGTCAGTACGGCGCGGCAGTGCTCGTTGCTGATCGTGACGACGGTCGCGGTACGGCCCTCGACGTCGACGGTGCGGCTCTCGATCATCGGTCACCCTTCATCAGGTCGGGCAGCGGGTGCCCGGGGTCGTCGTCGGCGGCGTCGGGGCGCAGGTCGAGCAGGATCTTTCCGCGCGGTTCGCCCGTCGCGGTGGAGAGGAGGTGCAGTGCGGCGGCGAACTGCTCGAGCCGGGCGCGGTGGGTCACCAGGGGAAGCGGGCGCAACGCCCCGCTGTTCAGCAACCCGACCGTGGTGGCCCACGCCTCGGCGGTGTAGCTGAAGCTGCCGCGGATCCGCAGGTCCTTGTTGACGACGTCGTCGACGAGGAGCCGAGCGGCGTTGCCGTGACCCGCGATCCCGAGCAGTACGACCTGCCCGCTGGGGCGGGCCGCCCGGATCGCGGACTCCACCGCGGCCGTGGCGCCTGCGGCTTCCACGACGACGTCGTAGGCGTTGTCGGGTGGTTGATCGACGGTGAACGCGTCGGCTCCCGCAGCGGCCGCCAGCACCTTCTGCTCGGGGCGCAGGCCGGCGAGGTCGACCGTGGCGGGCGACCACATCCGCACCAGTTGCGCGGCGAGCAGCGCCACCGTGCCGTCCCCGATCACGAGCACGCGCGATGCTGGCTCGATCTGCAGGACGCCGAGGGCGCGCAGCACGACCGCAGCGGGCTCGACGAGCGCGCCCGCGGCGAGGGGGACGCCGTCGGCGAGCCGGTGCACGAGGTGCGCGGGAACGGTGACGCTCGGCCCCGCCGCGCCGTCGAGGGTGAATCCGAGCTCGTCGTAGTTCTCGCACATGTTGGTGCGACCGCTGCGGCAGGCCGAGCACACCAGGCAGCCGACGACGCCCTCGACGACGACGGGATCCCCGATCGCGAACTCGGACA encodes:
- a CDS encoding zinc-binding dehydrogenase, which codes for MSQQEVPSGPALMVRGPGEVVLEQHSGVAAAAGEVVIEPHFVGLCGTDLEIVNGDLDPAYTRYPLVLGHEWSGRVAQVGTAVSEFAIGDPVVVEGVVGCLVCSACRSGRTNMCENYDELGFTLDGAAGPSVTVPAHLVHRLADGVPLAAGALVEPAAVVLRALGVLQIEPASRVLVIGDGTVALLAAQLVRMWSPATVDLAGLRPEQKVLAAAAGADAFTVDQPPDNAYDVVVEAAGATAAVESAIRAARPSGQVVLLGIAGHGNAARLLVDDVVNKDLRIRGSFSYTAEAWATTVGLLNSGALRPLPLVTHRARLEQFAAALHLLSTATGEPRGKILLDLRPDAADDDPGHPLPDLMKGDR
- a CDS encoding SRPBCC family protein — encoded protein: MENPMRHDAQSITIDTEPKAVHEFVADPANLPRWAIGFAQGVRQEDGRWIVQTAGGDVPVDIKADAGTGVVDFHLQPAQDVRVTAYSRVMPAGTGTLYTFTQVQPAGMPDEVFDGLVGAVRHELVALKAILEVACPIGR
- a CDS encoding RNA polymerase sigma factor; the protein is MPDRSLEALATAAAAGDASALEAVLAGVRDDVYGLALRMLWHPEDAADATQDILIKVMTRLGTYRGEAALRTWVFRIAANHMSTVPRSRVERRALSFDAFAADLLDGLADPPERGDVDLDLLEAEVKLGCTKAMLLCLDRDHRLAFVLGTVFDLPGVDAAAICDVDPPTYRKRLSRARARIRRFMDGNCGLVNPTAACTCARRIRPAINTGRVDPQQLLFASPTNLAMTQMEHLHATAAVFRAHPRYATPARVVHAVRAALTSGRYPLVTAQGADETVEM
- a CDS encoding LacI family DNA-binding transcriptional regulator — translated: MTAQPRARRPGLKAVAELAGVSVQTVSNVVNQKVHQMSAETKLRVEEAMRELNYIPNSQARGLRVQRTNTLALLLLDPDPLYLADPMTALIVSGVGTVARQNGYMVLVHASHPDQLDRGLFLPILQNRADGAVLLLSGEPSMRDSYIGEAEKLTSNLVVLEDTQRSTVSTVTADNRAGAARLTTHLLAAGHRRIAFLGSAVSWPMVEERFAGYQDALADAGVPYDPALAMFEGEWHASSGGRMATRLSDVPNPPTAIIAGNDLLAVGAIQALRSRGLRVPDDVAVAGFNDFDFAELTDPPLTTLRVPGFDIGRRAASLLIEGIEGRETAPVTERLPVELIIRGSA
- a CDS encoding aldose epimerase family protein — encoded protein: MIESRTVDVEGRTATVVTISNEHCRAVLTDLGARLRELHVPDRDGVFTDVVLGRATLAEAASDPNYMGSTAGRYANRIRGGRFVVDGEVHQVTLNEGGNHLHGGRIGFDRRQWDTHVDPTKDEVRFTLVSPDGDEGYPGELSTQVVYRLTGSVLDIEIEATTDRSTVVNIVHHSYFNLAGAAAGSVLEHLLQVNSSFYTPVDDELLPTGEVLAVEGTPFDFRSPTPIGKRLSEVSHSGAGRLTDDRGAGYDHNWVLTGTGMRDVATIEDPSSGRRLTLTTNQPGVQIYVGGYLAGVSAKAPLDQYDAFAGFTLETQTFPDAVNQSHFPQPILRPGETYHNAMRLSFSTDRSPDVLADA
- a CDS encoding IS630 family transposase — its product is MREHLLAEGTVAELSRETLRRILHTGGVSWQTTTTWKASTDPDFIPKMRRVLDLYDHPPDDGRVVCVVCVDEFGPLNLQPRKGKAWRPQRRPSRQRATYTRTSGVMHMLAALDLTTGKLFYRIKDRKRWIEFLDLLKALRARWPGEKLYLVCDNFSPHRLARVREWCAANQVELVFLPTYGSWLNWIESEFAALRYFALNSTDHRSHTTSRTPPSPPTSAGATPAPNPRPTSRSTHRSEPGPVTRSKLRDKPLGRRTGSWPWPPYVGRP
- a CDS encoding SMP-30/gluconolactonase/LRE family protein, giving the protein MEIIDAEVVAGSPRCGLGESPVWDDRTGLLQWIDIEGRRLHSLDAAGTVRSVTLSQTVTSIGLSTQGPLVGTSADGFAMIDIGGTVTRLGDGLGLPAGDRMNDGGCDPAGRYWAGSMNATGGAGTASLWRIDAEGRIRRILDGVTESNGLAWPTADADAPYYVDTAQQRIDRLSVTATGTVASREPVITFDEDEGASDGLAVDADGNLWVALWGSGRVRQVRPDGTTLCEVRVPATSCSNIAFFGGEGRWRLAITTALEDVSPEQRAADDRHGALFVADVPARGTLGHRFRSPGPGGALA